A single genomic interval of Neosynechococcus sphagnicola sy1 harbors:
- a CDS encoding phosphoribosyltransferase, which produces MPSSPQLPIERFRNRQDAGTRLATAIGTALAQRLLPPRPIVLYALPRGGILVAEPIAKKLRCPLVVMVAKKISLAENPELAVGALTADGAVLWSEEAPENPWEQPLWNQAYLQAQEKAQLQASRFAPYCPHLSATGAIALVIDDGIATGMTMAAAIQSLRTQSPAEIWVCVPVAPRVLMPQLQQWVDRVITLWTPQPFWSVGRFYVDFPQITTAAAIACLQGLNQPYLPEGAYPPPRT; this is translated from the coding sequence ATGCCATCATCTCCCCAATTACCGATTGAGCGGTTTCGCAATCGTCAAGACGCAGGGACACGATTGGCAACGGCGATTGGGACTGCCTTGGCGCAACGGCTCCTTCCTCCCCGACCGATTGTGCTCTATGCCCTACCCAGAGGTGGAATTTTGGTGGCGGAACCCATTGCCAAAAAACTCCGCTGCCCCTTGGTCGTGATGGTTGCCAAGAAAATTAGCCTCGCAGAGAACCCAGAGCTAGCGGTGGGTGCCCTCACCGCCGATGGGGCGGTTCTGTGGTCAGAGGAAGCTCCAGAGAATCCCTGGGAGCAACCCCTCTGGAACCAGGCCTATCTGCAAGCCCAGGAAAAAGCCCAACTCCAGGCGAGTCGGTTTGCTCCCTACTGTCCTCACCTGAGTGCGACGGGGGCGATCGCCCTAGTCATTGATGATGGCATTGCCACAGGCATGACCATGGCAGCAGCGATTCAATCCTTGCGAACCCAATCCCCAGCGGAGATCTGGGTGTGTGTCCCCGTGGCCCCACGGGTACTGATGCCCCAACTGCAACAATGGGTCGATCGGGTGATCACGTTATGGACACCCCAGCCCTTTTGGAGTGTTGGTCGTTTCTATGTGGATTTTCCTCAGATCACGACCGCCGCTGCGATCGCCTGTCTCCAGGGGCTGAATCAGCCCTACCTCCCCGAGGGGGCATACCCCCCCCCTCGAACCTGA
- the pheA gene encoding prephenate dehydratase, translating to MNPTMVKDRSVSIAHLGPAGTHAEAAALAFAHWLQQQTHQLSNLHPYVSIAQTLRAVAQQQVDLAVVPVENSLEGSVTMTLDSLWQLQTLQIQFALVLPITHALLSGADRLTAIQTVYSHPQALAQCQGWLDTHLPTAQLVPTNSTTEPLQWLKADATLAAISSQRAAQLYDLPILACPINDNPDNCTRFWVMGNHPTPLEPEAVIGQRYTSLAFSLPANQPGALVKALQIFAQLGINLSRIESRPTKRSLGEYVVFY from the coding sequence ATGAACCCCACGATGGTCAAAGACCGCTCTGTCAGCATTGCTCATTTGGGTCCCGCAGGCACCCATGCCGAAGCTGCTGCCTTAGCCTTTGCCCATTGGCTCCAGCAACAAACCCATCAGCTATCGAACCTCCATCCCTACGTCAGCATCGCCCAAACCCTGCGAGCCGTCGCCCAACAGCAGGTCGATCTGGCGGTGGTGCCGGTGGAAAATTCCCTTGAGGGGAGCGTCACCATGACCCTAGACAGCCTTTGGCAGTTACAGACCTTGCAAATTCAGTTTGCCTTGGTGCTGCCGATTACCCATGCCTTGCTTTCAGGGGCTGACCGTCTAACCGCTATCCAAACTGTTTATTCCCATCCCCAAGCCTTAGCCCAATGTCAGGGCTGGCTAGACACCCACTTGCCCACAGCTCAATTGGTGCCGACCAATTCGACCACCGAGCCCTTGCAATGGCTAAAAGCAGATGCCACTCTGGCGGCAATTTCCTCCCAACGCGCTGCCCAACTCTATGATTTGCCGATCCTGGCCTGCCCAATTAACGATAATCCAGACAACTGCACCCGCTTCTGGGTGATGGGCAATCACCCCACCCCCTTAGAACCCGAGGCGGTGATCGGTCAGCGCTATACCTCATTGGCCTTCAGTTTACCCGCCAACCAACCGGGTGCCCTCGTTAAAGCCCTGCAAATCTTTGCCCAACTCGGCATCAATCTCAGCCGCATTGAATCGCGCCCCACCAAGCGATCGCTGGGGGAGTATGTAGTTTTTTATTGA
- a CDS encoding DUF1997 domain-containing protein: MHIQFVASQSIEIAVPEEPVPIQHYLRQPQRLVQALVDPTRLESLGSDCFRLKMRPLSFLMLSIQPTVDMQVWATSDGVIHLRSIASEIRGVAYINQRFALNLVGQLAATQVQGQTCLQGQADLTVHVELPTPLDLTPKPLLDATGNGLLKSVLLTIKQRLMHQLPLDYRRWADSPTEVALTAPVVPIIG, encoded by the coding sequence ATGCACATTCAGTTTGTTGCCTCCCAATCCATTGAAATTGCAGTTCCAGAGGAACCCGTGCCGATTCAGCACTATCTGCGGCAGCCCCAGCGATTGGTACAGGCGCTTGTCGATCCGACACGCCTGGAATCCTTGGGGAGTGACTGCTTCCGGTTAAAGATGCGCCCCCTCAGCTTCTTGATGCTCAGTATCCAGCCAACGGTGGATATGCAGGTCTGGGCAACCTCCGATGGCGTCATTCATCTGCGATCCATTGCCTCTGAAATTCGGGGAGTGGCGTATATTAACCAGCGCTTTGCCTTAAATTTGGTCGGGCAACTGGCCGCAACCCAAGTCCAGGGACAGACCTGTTTGCAGGGTCAGGCTGATCTGACGGTGCATGTAGAACTCCCAACCCCCCTCGATCTGACACCTAAACCGCTGCTGGACGCTACGGGAAACGGGCTGCTCAAAAGTGTGTTGCTGACGATTAAGCAGCGGTTGATGCATCAGTTGCCCCTGGATTATCGCCGCTGGGCAGATAGTCCGACGGAAGTTGCGTTAACAGCTCCCGTTGTGCCGATCATCGGTTAA
- a CDS encoding 1-acyl-sn-glycerol-3-phosphate acyltransferase, whose protein sequence is MTQVQPPLEFIPPRFNPGVLRLMQWLLPALIRTQTGIEQIQGRNVEQLVDLYQQFQTGKVRLIMAFRHPSTYDPFCLAYLLAHLVPQGARKQHVPLRSPIHAHFLYDRGIPLWAGEWAGWLYSRLGGISIQRGKIDRQGLRTARELFVNGTLPLIAAPEGATNGHGEIISPLEPGIAQLGFWCVEDLVKAGRSESVVILPIGIQYHYVDAPWEALDSLLQQLETVAGISSASGSGLLEVKLNHPDPSWTEREAGLYQRLLSLGEHILSLMEEFYTRFYHQTLIPPVAAEAPVLSGNEQFALRLQVLLDAALRVAEQYFGLMAKGSVIDRCRRLEQAGWDCIYREDIKQLENLSPLERGLADAIAAEASLRMWHMRLVESFVSVTGRYVREKPTIERFAETTLLMWDLVTRIQGKNPFARPSLGKQQVQITIGTPISVSDRWDTYQANRRSAKQSVTDLTQDLQTALESLIL, encoded by the coding sequence ATGACTCAAGTTCAACCCCCTCTGGAATTTATTCCGCCCCGGTTTAACCCAGGGGTGCTGCGTTTGATGCAGTGGCTCTTGCCTGCCTTAATCAGAACCCAGACGGGGATTGAGCAAATTCAAGGCCGTAACGTTGAGCAACTGGTGGATTTATATCAGCAATTTCAAACGGGCAAGGTGCGGTTGATCATGGCCTTTCGCCACCCTAGCACCTACGATCCATTCTGCTTGGCCTACCTATTGGCCCATTTGGTGCCCCAGGGGGCTAGAAAACAGCACGTCCCGCTGCGATCGCCGATTCATGCCCATTTTCTCTACGATCGCGGCATTCCCCTCTGGGCTGGAGAGTGGGCTGGGTGGCTCTACTCCCGCTTAGGTGGGATTTCAATTCAGCGGGGGAAGATAGATCGCCAGGGGTTACGCACTGCTCGGGAGCTGTTTGTTAATGGCACGCTGCCGTTGATTGCCGCCCCAGAAGGAGCCACCAATGGTCATGGCGAGATTATCAGTCCCCTCGAACCAGGCATTGCCCAGTTGGGATTCTGGTGTGTGGAGGATTTGGTCAAGGCCGGACGATCGGAGTCCGTGGTCATTCTCCCGATCGGGATTCAATACCATTACGTGGATGCACCTTGGGAGGCTCTGGATTCGCTATTGCAACAGTTAGAAACCGTTGCCGGAATCAGTTCAGCTTCAGGCTCGGGGTTGCTGGAGGTAAAACTTAATCATCCCGATCCCAGTTGGACTGAACGGGAGGCAGGGCTATATCAACGACTATTGTCCCTGGGGGAACACATTCTCAGCTTGATGGAAGAGTTCTACACCCGGTTTTACCATCAAACGCTGATCCCACCCGTGGCAGCCGAGGCTCCTGTCCTCTCTGGGAATGAGCAATTTGCCCTGCGCCTACAAGTGCTACTGGATGCGGCACTGCGCGTGGCGGAACAGTACTTTGGCTTAATGGCGAAAGGTTCGGTGATCGATCGCTGTCGGCGGTTAGAGCAAGCAGGTTGGGACTGCATCTACCGGGAGGATATCAAGCAGCTAGAGAATCTCTCCCCGTTGGAACGGGGACTGGCCGATGCGATCGCCGCAGAAGCCAGCTTACGGATGTGGCATATGCGTTTGGTGGAGAGCTTTGTCTCGGTGACGGGACGCTATGTACGGGAAAAGCCCACGATCGAGCGCTTTGCTGAAACTACCCTGTTGATGTGGGATCTGGTGACCCGCATTCAGGGTAAAAATCCCTTTGCCCGTCCCAGCCTGGGTAAACAGCAGGTTCAAATTACCATTGGTACCCCAATCTCGGTGAGCGATCGCTGGGATACCTATCAAGCCAATCGTCGCAGCGCGAAACAATCAGTGACCGATCTCACCCAAGATTTACAGACGGCTCTGGAAAGCTTGATCCTCTAG
- the cobQ gene encoding cobyric acid synthase CobQ, giving the protein MSEDERTKVKALMVVGTTSHAGKSLLTAALCRILCRRGWRVTPFKGQNMALNSYVTASGGEIGYAQAVQAWAAGVAPLVEMNPILLKPQGDMTSQVILKGRVVGRVGAAEYYEQYFDQGWQAITESLQRLAEEFDLVVCEGAGSPAEVNLKHRDLTNMRVALHLHAATLLVVDIDRGGAFAHVVGTLELLEPEERALIRGIVINKFRGQRSLLQSGIDWLQERTGIPVLGVIPWLDQAFPAEDSLDLFDRRPSSQQRDLTITVLRLPRISNFTDFDPLESESSVTLRYIHPKESLGHPDALIIPGSKTTISDLLVLQKNRDCRRDSQLRRRWRHCVRHLWGLPDDG; this is encoded by the coding sequence TTGAGTGAAGATGAACGCACCAAAGTGAAAGCTCTGATGGTGGTCGGAACCACATCCCACGCTGGGAAATCGTTGCTCACCGCAGCCCTCTGTCGCATCCTCTGCCGTCGGGGCTGGCGGGTCACCCCCTTTAAAGGGCAAAACATGGCCCTGAATTCCTATGTGACGGCCAGTGGGGGTGAAATTGGCTACGCCCAGGCGGTGCAGGCTTGGGCGGCAGGGGTGGCTCCCCTGGTGGAAATGAACCCGATCTTGCTCAAACCCCAAGGGGATATGACCTCCCAGGTAATCCTCAAAGGCAGAGTCGTAGGCCGTGTTGGAGCAGCTGAGTATTATGAACAATATTTTGATCAGGGCTGGCAGGCGATCACGGAATCGTTGCAACGGCTGGCAGAGGAATTTGATCTGGTGGTCTGTGAGGGGGCAGGCAGTCCGGCGGAGGTAAATCTGAAGCATCGGGATCTGACCAACATGCGGGTGGCCCTGCATCTGCATGCAGCAACTTTACTGGTGGTCGATATCGATCGCGGCGGTGCCTTTGCCCATGTGGTGGGCACCCTGGAGTTGCTGGAACCTGAAGAACGGGCCTTGATTCGCGGGATTGTGATTAATAAATTTCGCGGCCAGCGATCGCTGCTTCAATCTGGCATCGACTGGCTGCAAGAGCGGACGGGGATTCCCGTCTTGGGGGTGATTCCCTGGTTAGATCAGGCGTTTCCCGCAGAAGATTCCCTTGATTTATTCGATCGTCGCCCGTCCAGTCAGCAACGGGATCTGACCATTACGGTGCTGCGGTTACCCCGGATCTCTAATTTCACCGATTTTGATCCCCTGGAGTCTGAATCCTCGGTGACCTTGCGATACATCCACCCCAAGGAGTCATTGGGACACCCAGATGCCTTGATTATTCCGGGTTCTAAGACGACGATCTCGGATCTGCTGGTCTTGCAAAAAAACAGGGATTGCCGAAGAGATTCGCAATTACGTCGCCGCTGGCGGCACTGTGTTAGGCATCTGTGGGGGCTACCAGATGATGGGTAA
- a CDS encoding 2Fe-2S iron-sulfur cluster-binding protein, whose translation MTVQIHFLPDQVTITATPGEPFLQVAARAGITIPTGCLMGSCHACEIDIEGGVCHLCLYYRRSRRSPPFDRPSLQRPHLVT comes from the coding sequence ATGACGGTTCAGATCCACTTTCTCCCCGATCAGGTAACAATCACCGCCACCCCCGGCGAACCCTTCCTCCAGGTAGCGGCTCGGGCTGGCATTACCATCCCCACGGGTTGCTTAATGGGTTCCTGCCATGCCTGTGAGATCGATATTGAGGGGGGGGTATGCCATCTGTGCCTGTATTACCGCCGTTCCCGGCGATCGCCCCCATTTGACCGTCCATCTCTACAGCGACCCCACCTGGTAACCTGA